A region from the Solirubrobacterales bacterium genome encodes:
- a CDS encoding nuclear transport factor 2 family protein — protein MSQENVEIVRAAMDAWNRGDWDETLKHGAPDIVLDNSMNSGEWRGVHQGPDQVKRAFQMLTEAWQSVHIEISEFIEADEGVLVTRQKARFVGRDGIELPGPTRSGWLWKIRAGKIVFVATYNDLDEALEAAGLSQ, from the coding sequence ATGTCGCAGGAGAACGTGGAGATCGTGCGGGCCGCAATGGACGCTTGGAACCGAGGAGATTGGGACGAGACGCTGAAACATGGCGCGCCGGACATCGTGCTCGACAACTCGATGAATTCGGGGGAATGGCGCGGGGTTCATCAGGGTCCGGATCAGGTCAAGCGTGCGTTCCAGATGCTCACTGAGGCCTGGCAGAGCGTGCACATCGAGATCAGCGAGTTCATCGAAGCCGACGAGGGCGTGCTAGTCACACGCCAGAAGGCGCGTTTTGTTGGTCGCGACGGCATTGAGCTGCCGGGTCCCACCCGCTCCGGTTGGCTGTGGAAGATCCGTGCTGGAAAGATCGTCTTCGTCGCCACCTACAACGATCTCGACGAAGCCCTCGAAGCCGCTGGCCTTTCGCAGTAG
- a CDS encoding nuclear transport factor 2 family protein, giving the protein MSQEKVKAVERILAGWAAGDLGAAIGDFDPHIVLVVRPSFPEHGVFLGPDGIRDYMGRFLAQWERYAIEGKNVQAVGDTVLAGVIQRGTGKVSGVQTETPSFVLFTFRAAKIVRMDFVLDEREALEAAGLRE; this is encoded by the coding sequence ATGTCGCAGGAGAAGGTGAAAGCCGTCGAGCGCATCCTCGCGGGGTGGGCCGCAGGGGATCTCGGCGCCGCCATCGGTGATTTCGACCCTCACATCGTGCTTGTCGTTCGACCCTCCTTCCCGGAGCATGGGGTGTTCCTGGGTCCGGATGGCATCCGGGACTACATGGGTCGCTTCCTCGCGCAGTGGGAGCGCTACGCAATCGAAGGGAAGAACGTGCAGGCGGTCGGGGACACGGTCCTCGCCGGTGTGATCCAGCGGGGCACGGGGAAGGTGAGCGGCGTCCAAACCGAGACGCCATCCTTCGTGTTGTTCACCTTCCGGGCAGCAAAGATCGTGCGAATGGATTTCGTGCTCGACGAGCGGGAGGCCCTCGAAGCCGCCGGGCTGCGGGAGTAG
- a CDS encoding nuclear transport factor 2 family protein: MSQENVEVVRRCLDAFQRGDFDAATDALDPRIEYDLTHFPDGKVYLGHDGVREAFRIWLGTWEDYRQEIDEVIDLGADEVVVVLREFGRGKGSGIEVERPTAGVWTLRDGKAVRIRFYAGKVEALEATGLSE; this comes from the coding sequence ATGTCGCAGGAGAACGTGGAAGTGGTGCGGCGCTGTCTTGATGCCTTTCAGCGAGGGGACTTTGACGCAGCGACGGACGCGCTTGACCCGCGTATCGAGTACGACCTGACCCACTTCCCGGACGGAAAGGTCTATCTCGGCCATGACGGAGTCCGGGAGGCGTTCCGAATCTGGCTGGGCACGTGGGAGGACTACCGGCAGGAGATCGATGAAGTGATCGACCTCGGAGCGGACGAGGTCGTCGTCGTGCTTCGTGAGTTCGGCAGAGGCAAGGGGAGCGGAATCGAGGTGGAGCGGCCCACCGCTGGGGTCTGGACGCTGCGCGATGGAAAGGCCGTACGCATTCGCTTCTATGCCGGGAAGGTCGAGGCGCTCGAAGCCACGGGGCTCTCGGAGTAG
- a CDS encoding GNAT family N-acetyltransferase translates to MSQEPRTAATSDLDGLTTTLTAAFATDPLWSWAFPDREDLAVWWRFCVGSALRYPWVWITGKYEAASVWIPPDGVELTEEEEERAEPLIRNLIGARCDEVMELLERFEDAHPREQPHYYLSLLGTHPDHRGKGLGMALLVQNLERIDAEGVPAFLESSNPGNNARYERLGFRQVGEFTTPDGERTVAAMWREVGGLSE, encoded by the coding sequence ATGTCGCAGGAGCCCCGCACCGCCGCCACATCCGACCTCGATGGGCTCACGACTACCCTGACGGCGGCGTTCGCAACCGATCCGCTGTGGAGCTGGGCGTTCCCTGATCGCGAGGACCTGGCCGTGTGGTGGCGGTTTTGCGTTGGGAGTGCGCTCCGCTATCCCTGGGTGTGGATCACAGGGAAGTACGAAGCGGCGTCGGTCTGGATTCCGCCTGACGGTGTCGAGCTGACCGAGGAAGAAGAGGAGCGAGCAGAACCCCTGATTCGCAACCTGATCGGAGCGCGATGCGACGAGGTTATGGAGCTCTTGGAACGCTTCGAGGACGCCCATCCGAGGGAACAGCCGCACTACTACCTGAGCCTTCTCGGAACGCATCCCGATCATCGGGGCAAAGGGCTCGGGATGGCACTCTTGGTGCAAAACCTCGAGCGCATCGACGCGGAAGGGGTACCGGCGTTCCTGGAATCGAGCAATCCGGGCAACAACGCTCGCTACGAACGCCTCGGCTTCAGGCAGGTGGGGGAGTTCACAACCCCGGACGGAGAGCGCACCGTGGCGGCGATGTGGCGCGAGGTTGGCGGGCTCTCGGAGTAG
- a CDS encoding transcriptional repressor, with the protein MRKRGVNADFSSVYRALRRMVAEGSVNEVQLGDGKTRFEASGEHHEHLLCEGCGTVSAVSGCLVDRAVPAVERKTGFSITGHHLLLSGRCPSCKAEA; encoded by the coding sequence TTGAGGAAGCGCGGAGTCAATGCCGACTTTTCTTCCGTCTACCGGGCGCTTCGGCGGATGGTCGCCGAAGGCTCGGTGAACGAGGTCCAGCTTGGGGACGGCAAGACCCGGTTCGAGGCAAGCGGTGAGCATCACGAGCACCTTCTCTGCGAGGGGTGCGGGACGGTGAGCGCCGTCTCTGGGTGCCTGGTCGACCGCGCTGTTCCCGCCGTCGAGCGGAAAACCGGGTTCTCCATCACCGGGCACCACCTGTTGCTCTCAGGCCGTTGTCCCTCCTGCAAGGCGGAGGCGTAA
- a CDS encoding ZIP family metal transporter — translation MLSASVTFFSTMFGGVCAIRWPRRIELLMALAGGVVLGAALFDLLPEAVEQAGELGISARVPIGAVLAGYLVFHAVDRYVHRFGHRDGPDPAGLAGALGFVVHSFFDGLAIGLGFQIDAGVGLLVAAAVIGHDFSDGLNTVSYLVAHGHPTRRSWKFLLADALAPLCGATVALALPVPDAVFPVALGFFSGFFIYAAATELLPKARALPGRQAVPLTLAGACAIFFVSLFA, via the coding sequence ATGCTCTCGGCGAGCGTCACCTTTTTCTCCACTATGTTCGGCGGGGTCTGCGCGATTCGGTGGCCGAGAAGGATCGAACTGCTGATGGCGCTCGCCGGCGGCGTGGTCCTCGGCGCCGCCCTCTTCGATCTGCTTCCTGAGGCTGTTGAGCAGGCGGGCGAGCTTGGTATCTCCGCACGGGTGCCAATCGGCGCCGTATTGGCCGGATATCTCGTCTTTCATGCCGTCGACCGCTATGTGCATCGCTTCGGGCACCGGGACGGCCCCGATCCGGCGGGGCTGGCGGGTGCGTTGGGATTCGTCGTCCACAGCTTCTTTGACGGCCTCGCGATCGGACTCGGGTTTCAGATCGACGCTGGGGTTGGCCTTCTGGTGGCGGCGGCGGTGATCGGCCACGACTTCTCGGACGGCCTTAACACGGTCTCCTATCTGGTCGCCCACGGACATCCCACGCGCCGCTCGTGGAAGTTCCTGTTGGCCGATGCGCTGGCGCCGCTGTGCGGGGCGACAGTGGCCTTGGCTTTGCCTGTCCCCGATGCGGTCTTCCCGGTCGCGCTCGGGTTTTTCTCGGGCTTTTTCATCTACGCAGCTGCCACCGAGCTCCTGCCCAAGGCACGTGCCCTCCCCGGACGCCAAGCCGTACCGTTGACCCTCGCGGGAGCGTGCGCGATCTTTTTCGTCTCGCTGTTCGCGTAG
- a CDS encoding class I SAM-dependent methyltransferase, with protein MGVPYRLFYRLGFHPWEDLAEHPPFANKLAELFEREESGRQPPYGRALDLGCGSAVWGIKLAERGWQVTGVDLVDKALDRGRERVREAGVDMRLVEGDVTNLQDTDVGSGFRLILDTGTFHGLAADQRAAMAREVSAVAAHDATVLLDVFAPRRRGPLPRGASQSEVEAAFPEWEITDIEVADTEPDPIAKLFKFDERFYRLRRKQAASREAHALPG; from the coding sequence ATGGGCGTTCCCTACCGGTTGTTCTACCGACTCGGTTTCCACCCCTGGGAGGACCTCGCCGAGCATCCACCGTTCGCAAACAAGCTCGCCGAGCTGTTCGAGCGCGAGGAGAGCGGACGCCAGCCGCCTTACGGGCGCGCGCTTGACCTGGGCTGCGGAAGCGCCGTCTGGGGCATCAAGCTGGCCGAGCGCGGCTGGCAGGTGACCGGCGTAGACCTGGTGGACAAAGCGCTGGACCGTGGCCGTGAGCGGGTACGGGAGGCCGGCGTTGACATGCGGCTGGTGGAGGGCGACGTGACCAACCTTCAAGACACCGATGTCGGCAGCGGTTTCCGGCTGATCCTGGACACGGGAACCTTCCACGGGCTCGCCGCTGATCAGCGCGCGGCGATGGCCCGCGAGGTCAGCGCCGTCGCTGCACACGATGCCACCGTGCTGCTCGACGTATTTGCCCCTCGCCGCCGAGGTCCGTTGCCTCGGGGAGCGAGCCAGAGCGAAGTGGAGGCCGCATTTCCCGAGTGGGAGATCACGGACATCGAGGTTGCGGACACGGAGCCCGACCCGATCGCAAAGCTCTTCAAGTTCGACGAGCGCTTTTATCGGCTGCGTCGAAAGCAAGCCGCTAGTCGCGAAGCCCACGCACTCCCGGGGTAG
- a CDS encoding nuclear transport factor 2 family protein: protein MSQENVEVVRRLWLAYVRQDYETSTAALDDAVELWSDPRANMETGLVSGREAVVASITGFVSSFDDYWCEEPQELIDVGDWVIVVVRSGGRGRTSGVQVSQVWTVAYKLRHGRIVRIEFHPDKREAMTSIEAAELSE from the coding sequence ATGTCGCAGGAGAACGTCGAGGTCGTGCGGCGCCTGTGGCTTGCATATGTCCGACAGGACTACGAAACGTCGACCGCGGCGTTGGACGATGCCGTCGAGCTGTGGTCGGACCCACGAGCCAACATGGAGACAGGGCTCGTGAGCGGGCGGGAGGCAGTCGTTGCCTCGATTACTGGCTTCGTTTCCTCGTTTGACGACTACTGGTGCGAGGAGCCGCAAGAGCTGATCGACGTCGGAGATTGGGTGATAGTGGTGGTCCGGTCCGGTGGTCGGGGGCGAACCAGTGGCGTCCAGGTTTCGCAGGTGTGGACCGTTGCCTACAAGCTGCGCCACGGGCGGATCGTCCGGATCGAGTTCCACCCCGACAAACGAGAAGCGATGACGTCGATCGAAGCCGCCGAGCTGTCGGAGTAG